Within the Candidatus Binatia bacterium genome, the region CCGGCCGACGTCGGTCAGGAACAGCAGCTGCATCAGCACCTGCGTCGCCTCGGTGGCCTTGAGCGTGCCGAGGTAGTCGATCGCCCGCGTGCGCACGCGGTAGTCGGCGTCGGCGGTCGCATCGATCAGCGGCTTGACCGCGTCGTCACCGCCCTTGGTGCCGAGCGAGTCGACGGCATCCAGGCGCGTCTTTACGTCGGGATCGGTGAGGCGCTTTTTCCAGTCCTCGACGTTCTTGCCCTTGGCGGTCTTGTTGTAGCGCTCGACCGCGGGGTTCGTGCGGATTTCGTCCTGGGCGCGCGCCGGCGCCGGCGCCAGGGTCGCGGCGACCGCGGCGGCCGCCAACAGGCTGCGGAGTGCTGTCGAAAAACGAACGGTCGTCATCTTCGGGTGCTTGCCGGCGGCACTGCCAGGAGCGCAACGGGCGGCAGCAAGGTAGGACTGTCGATCCGGACCGTCAAATCATCGCCGGTGCCCGAAGCGCGATTTCGAGCGAAACCGATTCCCCACCGGTGCGAATCGGCGACCCGTAGGGAGCCGCTGCGCCCGCGCCGACCGCCTGATGGGGTCGAGCGCCGCGTCACGTCTGCCAGCGCCGCCGCCACTGCCAGCTTCGCGCCTGGAAGAACAGGATGGGGTAGACGACCAGCTCCATCGCGAAGCTGACGAGCAGGCCGCCGATCATCGGCGCCGCCAGCCGCCTCATCACGTCGGCGCCCGTGCCGCTGGCCCACAGAAGAGGGACGAGCCCAATGAACGCCGTGCCCACCGTCATCGCCTTGGGCCGGATGCGGCGCACCGCGCCATCGTGGATGGCGCTCCACAGATCCTCTCGTGAGCGCATGCGTCCCTCGGCGACGAAGCGGTCGAAGCTGTTCTCCAGGTACAGCAGCATCACCAGCCCGGTCTCCGCATCGAGCCCGGCCAGCGCGATCATGCCGATGACGACGGCCAGCGACATGTTGTAGCCGAGGGCCCACAGCAGCCAGAAGGCGCCGATCAGGCTGAACGGCACGGCGAGCATCACGATCGCCACTCGCGGCCAGCTCTGCGTGGACATGTACAGCAGAAGCACGATCGCGATCATCGTCAGGATGCCGGCGACGATGAGGCGCGGGATCGTCTTCTCCCAGAATTCGAACTGCCCGGACCACAGCAGCGTGTAGCCCGGCGGAAGAGGCACCTGCTCGGCGACGACGCGGCGTGCGTCGGCGATGTAGCTGCCGAGATCGCGGCCCGCGATGTCGACGTAAACCCACGAAGTCGGCTGCGCGTTTTCCGACTTGATCATCGGCGGGCCCGCGTGGATGTCGAGACGCGCGACCTGGCCGAGCGGGATCTGCGCGCCCGACGGCGTACTGACGAGCACGGCGCGAAGCGACGGCAGGTCGTCGCGAAGCTCGCGGGCGTAGCGCACGTTGAGCGGGTAGCGCTCGAGGCCTTCGACGGTCCACGTGACGTTCATGCCGCCGATCGCAGTCTGCACGATGTCCTGCACGTCGCCGGTCGTCAGGCCGTAGCGTGCCGCCGCGACGCGATCGACGTCGAAGTCGAGGTAGTAACCGCCGAACGTGCGCTCGGGGTACGCACTGATCGTGCCGTCGATGGTGCGCACGGCGTTGGCGACTTTCTCGGCAAGATCCCCGAGCACCTTCAGGTCCGGCCCGAGCACCTTGACGCCGACGGGCGTCTTGATGCCGGTCGCGAGCATGTTCAGGCGGTTTTCGATCGGGAACGGCCACGCGTTGGCGACGCCCGGAAGGCTCACCGCCTGGTTGAGGCCCGGGTGCATCGTGCCGTCGGCGTCCTGCCAGCCGTATTTGAGCTCGTCCGTGCGGATCGGCCTTTCGAGCGGCCAGAAATACGAGAGCGGACTCCGCAGCACATCGGGCCAATCCGAGAAGAAGCGCGCCAGGGTGCGGTGCCTCCACTTGGACGTGTCCGGCTCGAGCTGTACGACCGTCTCGATCATCGAGAGCGGCGCGGGATCGGTGGCGGTTTCGGCGCGGCCGATCTTGCCGTGCACCGACTTCACTTCCGGGAACGTGCGGATCAGCTTGTTCGTCTGCTGCAGCAATTCCTTGCTCTTGGTGATGCTGATGCTCGGGTCGGTGGTCGGCATGTAGAGCAGGTCGCCTTCGTCCAGGGGCGGCATGAACTCGGTGCCGATGTGCGTGGCCGGCACCAGCGTCGAAAGCATCGCCAGCACGGCCAGCGCGAGCACGAGGCGATGGTGGCGCATCGCGCGCCGGAACACCGGATCATAGACGGCCTGCATCACGCGGCTGATCGGGCTGTGCTTCTCGTGGATGATGCGCTGCGGGATCAGCAACATGCCGGCGAGGACGATCCACGCCAGCGCGGTCCAGCCTCGGTACGCAGCCAGCGGCGAACCGACCAGCCCGCAGACCACGTACAGCAGCAGCGCCGGTACCAGCATCGCCGCCGCGGTGATCATCGTGTTTCGGCGCCGTCCCCATTCCGCGGGCAGCACTCGCGCCGTGATCAGGTAGTGCATCAGCACCGGAACGATGGTGACGGCCAGGATCGAGGCGGAGGCCATCGCCAGCGTCTTCGTCATTGCCAGGGGACGGAACAGGCGGCCCGCCTCCCCGCCGAGCACGAACACCGGCAGGAAGCTGACGGTGATGATCGCCAGCGAAAAGAACAGCGTAGGCCCCACTTCCTGCGCCGCCTCGACGATGATTTCGCTGCGCGGCCTCGGCTCGGCAGCCTCGCCGCCCGCTGCGGCCGCATGCAGTCGCTCCTCTTCGCGGTCGAGGTGCTTGTGTGCGTTCTCGACCATGACGATCGATGCATCGACCATCACGCCGATCGCGATCGCGATTCCGCCGAGCGACATGATGTTCGCGTTGATGCCGGCGAGGTCCATCACCATCAGCGCGACGAGCACCCCCGACGGCACGACGAACACCGCGACCAGCTCGCTGCGCGCGTGCAGCAGGAACGCAATGCAGACCAGCCCGACGACGACGATTTCCTCGATCAGCGTGTCGCGAAGCGTGGCGACCGAGCGCTCGATCAGCGAGGAGCGGTCGTAGGTGGGGCGCACGAAGACGCCGGGAGGCAAGCCGCCCTCGAGGTCGAAGAGGCGCGCCTTGGCGTCGCGGATGACTTTGTATGCGTTCTCACCGAAGCGCGCGATGACGACCCCGCCGACGGCCTCGCCGATCCCGTTGTACTCGCCGACGCCGCGGCGCGCCTCGCCGCCGATTTCCAGCGTCGCGACGTCGCCGAGAAGAATCGGCGTTCCTTTCTCGCCGACTCCGACGGGAACTTTCGCGATGTCGTCGAGGCCGTGGAGGTAGCCGCGCGAGCGCACCATGTACTCGTGCTCCGACATCTCGACGACCGAGCCGCCGACGTCGTTGTTCGAGCGCCGCAGTGCCGTCGCGATGTCGCCGACGGCGAGATGGAAAGCCTGCAGTCGAAGCGGATCGAGCACGACCTGGTACTGGCGCACGAAGCCGCCGATGGACGCGACTTCGGAGACGCCTTCGACGGCAGTCAGCGGATAGCGAAGGTACCAGTCCTGGAGGCTTCTCAGTCCCGCCAGGTCGTAGCCGGACGACACCAGCGGGGTGCCGTCCAGAGGACAGGCGCCCGCTTTTTCGAAACCGCGCACGCGCTCGAGACCCTCGCGCCGGTCGGCCGGTGCGTCGCCAGGCGACGCGTACCATTTGTCGGTTCCGTCATGGCCGTCGCGCCAGATGCCTTTGGGATGGTCGGGACAATAGA harbors:
- a CDS encoding efflux RND transporter permease subunit → MIARLIALCVRNRLMVLIVTAAVVGAGIWSMFHIRLDALPDLSDVQVIVVTEYPGQNPEVVNNQVTYPLTTAMLSVPGSTVVRGFSMFELSFVYVLFDEGTDIYWARSRVLEYLNFARDRLPEGVQPKLGPDATGVGWVYQYILYPGFYCPDHPKGIWRDGHDGTDKWYASPGDAPADRREGLERVRGFEKAGACPLDGTPLVSSGYDLAGLRSLQDWYLRYPLTAVEGVSEVASIGGFVRQYQVVLDPLRLQAFHLAVGDIATALRRSNNDVGGSVVEMSEHEYMVRSRGYLHGLDDIAKVPVGVGEKGTPILLGDVATLEIGGEARRGVGEYNGIGEAVGGVVIARFGENAYKVIRDAKARLFDLEGGLPPGVFVRPTYDRSSLIERSVATLRDTLIEEIVVVGLVCIAFLLHARSELVAVFVVPSGVLVALMVMDLAGINANIMSLGGIAIAIGVMVDASIVMVENAHKHLDREEERLHAAAAGGEAAEPRPRSEIIVEAAQEVGPTLFFSLAIITVSFLPVFVLGGEAGRLFRPLAMTKTLAMASASILAVTIVPVLMHYLITARVLPAEWGRRRNTMITAAAMLVPALLLYVVCGLVGSPLAAYRGWTALAWIVLAGMLLIPQRIIHEKHSPISRVMQAVYDPVFRRAMRHHRLVLALAVLAMLSTLVPATHIGTEFMPPLDEGDLLYMPTTDPSISITKSKELLQQTNKLIRTFPEVKSVHGKIGRAETATDPAPLSMIETVVQLEPDTSKWRHRTLARFFSDWPDVLRSPLSYFWPLERPIRTDELKYGWQDADGTMHPGLNQAVSLPGVANAWPFPIENRLNMLATGIKTPVGVKVLGPDLKVLGDLAEKVANAVRTIDGTISAYPERTFGGYYLDFDVDRVAAARYGLTTGDVQDIVQTAIGGMNVTWTVEGLERYPLNVRYARELRDDLPSLRAVLVSTPSGAQIPLGQVARLDIHAGPPMIKSENAQPTSWVYVDIAGRDLGSYIADARRVVAEQVPLPPGYTLLWSGQFEFWEKTIPRLIVAGILTMIAIVLLLYMSTQSWPRVAIVMLAVPFSLIGAFWLLWALGYNMSLAVVIGMIALAGLDAETGLVMLLYLENSFDRFVAEGRMRSREDLWSAIHDGAVRRIRPKAMTVGTAFIGLVPLLWASGTGADVMRRLAAPMIGGLLVSFAMELVVYPILFFQARSWQWRRRWQT
- a CDS encoding HEAT repeat domain-containing protein, which produces MTTVRFSTALRSLLAAAAVAATLAPAPARAQDEIRTNPAVERYNKTAKGKNVEDWKKRLTDPDVKTRLDAVDSLGTKGGDDAVKPLIDATADADYRVRTRAIDYLGTLKATEATQVLMQLLFLTDVGREEKLRALTALGRIGDPTTSDRLASYARTINDNDLACRAVYALGEIGDLHTKDKISALTGTRPGTELDRLVEDALLKIDQKEDSKPIEQPTLIELERRVAKQQEAADKKAQQE